One stretch of Cloacibacillus sp. DNA includes these proteins:
- a CDS encoding helix-turn-helix transcriptional regulator, with the protein MDGLKKMRIANNLSCQALGSQIGVGANTISRWERGQRSPDVEMLVRLSQIFHCTVDDLLNPTPPLPQVEQGETATA; encoded by the coding sequence ATGGATGGTCTTAAAAAAATGAGAATAGCCAATAACTTATCTTGCCAAGCCCTTGGTTCCCAAATTGGAGTAGGCGCAAATACTATTTCACGTTGGGAAAGAGGGCAAAGGAGCCCTGATGTCGAAATGCTTGTGAGGCTATCTCAAATTTTTCATTGTACTGTTGACGACCTACTAAACCCTACGCCACCCCTGCCCCAAGTGGAGCAGGGGGAGACGGCAACGGCATAG